Proteins encoded within one genomic window of Brassica rapa cultivar Chiifu-401-42 chromosome A09, CAAS_Brap_v3.01, whole genome shotgun sequence:
- the LOC103834672 gene encoding uncharacterized protein LOC103834672 — translation MAIKPNGKSPVTSDHDDKIMLFRDVTPGPHETQLRFRLIHFWEAWNPLKKTLIGIEMLLIDEQGSVIQGFLSPSRIERHLSKMKPGSLYKLNNFYGSSNKTMYRVSDHAVTVSFSWNSELSVLEDSPTPFDEDRFRFHSFEEFQAGCDRKGDLYDVLGHMKLVNGQCITGTPVLDEVEIARARHVLVHVQSYDGPVVKLYLWDQAARDFCKKFKSYERTPTVLLVTTVNTKSLGGTLALTTMSSSRVFMECDVQPTVDYFSWLGSNPQSAELVNAEVVTKRETLTIGEIFSYIRDGSNKEAFFECTATIDDVVHGSTWYYISCSGCHTKATKGPTSLMCSKCGKVNISGVPQYRAQISVYDNSEQAVFVLLGDAGFELTGKHAAELVSSYFESNGDQGVTQEAPFPEALISTIGQKHNFCVKVTQHNLDGKSRSLTVTKILPMESPPVTEASGGNYNPTTLEDGFETGTKVCGASKISVDSAEGSKNNGDIDQMGKAKRLKRGV, via the exons ATGGCGATCAAACCGAATGGAAAATCCCCTGTTACCTCCGATCACGATGACAAAATCATGCTTTTCCGCGATGTCACACCGGGTCCCCACGAAACCCAGCTGCGTTTCCGCTTGATTCATTTTTGGGAGGCTTGGAATCCTCTCAAGAAGACGCTAATTGGGATTGAGATGCTGTTAATTGACGAGCAG GGATCTGTTATCCAAGGATTCCTTTCGCCGAGCCGTATTGAGAGACATTTGTCTAAAATGAAGCCTGGATCGCTTTACAAGCTCAACAATTTTTATGGATCAAGCAACAAAACCATGTATCGGGTTTCTGATCATGCTGTGACGGTGTCGTTCTCATGGAACTCGGAGCTCTCTGTTCTTGAAGACAGTCCCACTCCTTTTGATGAAGACAGATTCCGTTTTCATTCCTTTGAGGAATTTCAAGCTGGCTGTGATCGCAAAGGAGACCTCTACG ATGTTCTTGGGCACATGAAGCTGGTTAATGGTCAGTGTATCACTGGGACCCCGGTTCTTGATGAAGTGGAAATAGCTAGGGCGAGGCATGTGTTGGTTCATGTGCAGTCATACGA TGGACCTGTGGTGAAGCTCTACCTTTGGGACCAGGCTGCAAGAGACTTCtgcaaaaaattcaaatcatacGAACGCACCCCCACCGTGTTATTGGTGACGACCGTTAACACCAAGAGTCTCGGAG GTACTCTTGCACTGACTACAATGTCCTCCTCACGTGTCTTTATGGAGTGCGACGTCCAGCCTACGGTCGACTACTTTAGCTg GTTGGGCTCTAACCCACAGAGTGCTGAGTTGGTCAATGCAGAAGTGGTTACTAAAAGGGAGACACTGACCATAGGAGAAATATTCTCCTACATCAGGGATGGATCTAATAAG GAGGCTTTTTTTGAGTGCACGGCTACGATTGATGATGTGGTCCATGGTTCAACCTGGTATTACATATCATGCAGTGGTTGCCATACTAAGGCTACGAAAGGGCCAACTTCTTTGATGTGTTCAAAATGTGGGAAAGTCAACATATCAGGAGTACCACA GTACCGTGCACAGATATCTGTCTATGACAACAGTGAGCAAGCTGTTTTTGTTCTGCTTGGTGATGCTGGTTTTGAGTTAACCGGGAAGCATGCAGCCGAGTTAGTCAGCAGCTATTTTGAG TCTAATGGAGACCAAGGAGTTACTCAAGAGGCGCCTTTCCCGGAAGCTTTAATTAGCACTATCGGTCAGAAACATAACTTCTGTGTTAAAGTTACACAGCACAACTTAGATGGCAAGTCTCGATCTTTGACTGTGACCAAGATTCTCCCTATGGAATCTCCGCCAGTCACAGAAGCTTCGGGAGGAAACTACAACCCAACAACCTTGGAGGACGGATTTGAGACTGGAACGAAGGTGTGTGGAGCTTCCAAAATCAGTGTGGATTCGGCAGAGGGAAGTAAGAACAATGGTGACATTGACCAGATGGGCAAAGCAAAACGCCTCAAGCGTGGGGTGTAG
- the LOC103842755 gene encoding phosphoinositide phosphatase SAC5, giving the protein MGSEPRDEPRRKLVDLPFLHKFKLYSTHTNYYLIGRDENKTFWRILKIDRTDQTELNLFEDPTRYTHDEIVQLKKWISRGNQKFGGLKAETTCYGIIGFVRFLGPYYMLVIKKRKKVGEICGHAVYGIAETEQIMIPYPSPETRVANSLAERRYKNLLKMVDVRKNFYFSYTYHLMYTLQTNVCNSESGEIHDETMFVWNEYLTHGIRRILQNTVWTVSLVYGFFQQTKCSVSDEEFVLTVIARRSRHYAGTRYLRRGINDAGNVANEVEIEQIVTKEVPEGQKVPMTSVVQMRGSIPLFWSQETSVFTPQPDIILNNKDVKHVATRRHFENLKQRYGRLIIIMNLLKTGKHRESILRAEFGKAISSINKGTTRENHLKAIHFDLNKHYKSGADGAFEHLCNYGKRALELINLFFCEAPLGVGAEAVINDSFFNNPFMNEDEEATSPEEEALKADIFSLQNGVLRSNCIDCLDRTNVAQYAHGLVALAQQLHLLGITGPPIVDKNNPLAKKLMEAYEKMGDAIAMQYAGSDAHIKMFSALRGDWNMMMKHRDMITAVRRHYNNAYMDSEKQNAINMFLGQSGPQLGRPALWELRSDQHNTGNLDIENLRPRISRSFSDNLLLEGLDIEELINENPQPSREGLNGGWETNSEVGFFEPEPASPSVHFEDHLRGTGSKQMFPDSGSTSDSQGLDDVPGFSHSYNTKFTTADEMFERCSSMSSDNMFSDIAESFTSTTGTDHFEFLPGPSQTEGEYVLVPGFSNDFYHWVQHGRAFSRVWR; this is encoded by the exons ATGGGATCGGAGCCTCGGGATGAGCCGAGGCGCAAACTGGTTGACTTGCCCTTTCTTCACAAATTCAAGCTCTACAGCACTCACACG AATTATTACTTGATTGGGAGAGACGAGAACAAAACCTTTTGGAGGATTCTCAAGATTGATCGAACCGACCAAACAGAGTTGAATCTGTTTGAGGATCCTACAAGGTATACGCATGACGAAATCGTCCAACTTAAAAAATGGATTAGTCGAGGGAACCAGAAGTTTGGTGGCCTTAAAGCAGAGACTACTTGCTATGGAATCATCG GGTTTGTGAGATTCTTGGGGCCTTATTACATGCTGGTGATTAAGAAAAGGAAGAAAGTGGGAGAGATCTGCGGCCACGCTGTTTATGGTATAGCAGAGACTGAACAGATCATGATTCCATATCCTTCCCCTGAGACAAGAGTGGCTAATTCTTTAGCCGAGAGAAG GTACAAGAATCTACTCAAAATGGTGGATGTTAGAAAAAACTTCTACTTCAGCTACACATATCACCTCATGTATACGCTCCAGACGAACGTATGCAACAGTGAGAGTGGAGAGATTCATGACGAAACCATGTTCGTGTGGAACGAATATTTAACGCATGGGATCAGAAGGATCCTCCAGAATACAGTATGGACAGTTTCACTTGTATATGGATTCTTTCAACAG ACTAAGTGTTCAGTATCTGATGAAGAGTTTGTATTGACTGTCATTGCTCGGCGTTCACGCCATTATGCTGGTACAAG ATATTTAAGGCGTGGTATAAATGACGCAGGCAACGTAGCCAATGAGGTTGAGATAGAGCAGATTGTTACCAAAGAGGTTCCAGAGGGTCAGAAAGTCCCAATGACATCAGTTGTGCAGATGCGAGGCTCCATACCTCTGTTTTGGTCACAGGAGACATCTGTGTTCACCCCACAACCCGACATTATAT TGAACAATAAGGACGTGAAACACGTGGCCACTCGTCGCCATTTTGAAAATCTGAAACAGAGATATGGAAGGCTTATAATCATCATGAATCTTCTAAAG ACAGGAAAGCATAGAGAGAGCATCTTACGAGCAGAGTTTGGAAAGGCAATCTCGTCTATAAACAAAGGCACGACGAGGGAGAACCACTTAAAGGCAATCCATTTTGATCTGAACAAACACTACAAAAG TGGAGCTGATGGTGCATTTGAGCATTTGTGTAACTACGGGAAGAGAGCATTGGAATTAATTAACTTGTTTTTCTGTGAAGCTCCTTTAGGTGTAGGAGCTGAAGCTGTAATTAACGACTCATTTTTCAA TAACCCTTTTATGAATGAGGATGAAGAGGCAACTAGtccagaagaagaagctttgaAGGCAGATATATTTTCGCTTCAAAACGGGGTCTTGAGGTCAAACTGCATAGACTGTCTGGATCGTACCAATGTTGCTCAGTACGCCCATGGATTAGTAGCTCTTGCTCAACAGCTGCATCTATTAGGTATCACTGGACCTCCTATCGTCGACAAAAACAATCCCCTGGCAAAGAAATTGATGGAAGCTTACGAAAAAATGGGTGATGCAATAGCAATGCAGTATGCTGGCTCGGATGCACACATCAAG ATGTTTAGTGCTCTGAGAGGTGATTGGAACATGATGATGAAGCACCGTGATATGATTACAGCTGTGCGTCGCCACTACAACAACGCTTATATGGACAGTGAAAAGCAGAATGCCATCAATAT GTTCTTGGGGCAATCTGGGCCTCAATTGGGGAGGCCAGCCCTATGGGAGTTGCGTTCTGACCAGCACAACACTGGAAACCTAGATATAGAAAACCTGAG GCCAAGAATTTCGAGATCCTTTTCTGATAACCTCCTCTTGGAGGGTTTGGATATTGAGGAGCTGATAAACGAAAATCCTCAGCCTTCACGTGAAGGATTAAACGGTGGCTGGGAAACCAATTCAGAAGTTGGATTCTTTGAGCCAGAACCAGCTTCTCCAAG CGTCCACTTTGAAGATCATTTGAGAGGAACAGGATCCAAACAGATGTTTCCAGACAGTGGCTCTACGTCTGATTCTCAAGGGCTGGATGATGTACCTGGTTTTTCACACTCGTACAATACTAAGTTCACCACCGCAGATGAAATGTTTGAACGTTGCAG CTCCATGTCGTCAGATAACATGTTCAGCGACATAGCCGAGTCCTTCACTTCTACAACTGGCACGGACCATTTTGAG TTTCTTCCAGGTCCGAGTCAAACAGAAGGTGAATATGTTTTAGTACCTGGCTTCTCAAATGATTTCTATCACTGGGTGCAACACGGAAGAGCATTTTCAAGGGTGTGGAGATGA
- the LOC103842791 gene encoding uncharacterized protein LOC103842791, translating to MVVADLFQANTQDWDLNAIERELPELVDTILSIKPSKQGAPDKLFWIHTKDGVYTTKSGYIAAVEIQNEKKARHQRDQGTNWNKGVWNLKTAPKVQLLIWKALKGALPVGEQMQIRQLRFDPHCKRCGNLESINHLIFQCDFAMKVWKAAPFAQDIDRRGLLDLENDWMRIIAIPCLLPVGITTASLAPWIVWALWTARNNLIFNDKGSTTEQVLTKAIVAAKEWQNAQTREVQNHQPKRQTEPPPCYGVVVQTDAAWIDSSRMAGLGWIIKKADCTQSFHNISSFVASPLMAEGLAMRYAIRKCKELGIRRFRCESDSTQLIKALNSKMEPPELYGIIADIRLDCTTFDSVSFIWIPRLRNVDADRLAKQALNRVAVSTA from the coding sequence ATGGTGGTGGCAGACCTGTTTCAAGCTAACACACAAGACTGGGACTTGAATGCAATTGAAAGGGAACTACCAGAACTGGTGGACACGATCTTAAGTATCAAGCCGAGCAAACAAGGGGCCCCAGATAAGCTATTCTGGATTCACACAAAGGATGGAGTCTACACAACAAAGTCTGGGTATATTGCAGCAGTGGAGATTCAAAATGAGAAAAAAGCAAGACACCAGCGAGATCAAGGGACAAACTGGAATAAGGGAGTATGGAACTTGAAAACTGCTCCTAAGGTTCAACTACTGATCTGGAAGGCACTCAAAGGGGCTTTACCAGTGGGAGAACAAATGCAAATCAGACAGCTACGTTTTGATCCGCACTGTAAGCGCTGTGGAAATCTTGAATCTATTAATCATCTCATTTTTCAATGTGACTTTGCGATGAAAGTATGGAAGGCTGCGCCCTTTGCACAAGATATTGATAGGAGAGGATTATTAGATTTGGAAAATGATTGGATGAGAATCATTGCGATCCCATGTTTGCTCCCAGTTGGTATCACAACGGCTTCTTTGGCCCCATGGATTGTCTGGGCACTATGGACTGCAAGAAACAACTTGATCTTCAATGATAAAGGGTCCACCACAGAGCAGGTCCTAACAAAGGCAATCGTTGCAGCAAAGGAATGGCAAAACGCTCAGACTAGAGAAGTTCAGAATCACCAGCCTAAAAGACAGACGGAACCTCCCCCATGCTACGGGGTAGTAGTGCAGACAGACGCGGCTTGGATAGACAGCTCCAGAATGGCGGGATTAGGATGGATTATTAAGAAAGCAGATTGCACCCAGAGCTTCCACAACATCAGCTCCTTCGTCGCCTCTCCTCTGATGGCTGAAGGACTCGCAATGAGGTATGCTATAAGAAAGTGTAAAGAGCTGGGGATCCGGCGCTTCCGATGCGAATCGGACTCTACTCAACTGATTAAAGCCCTCAACTCAAAGATGGAACCTCCAGAGCTCTATGGAATTATTGCGGACATCCGCTTAGATTGTACTACCTTTGACTCTGTTTCCTTTATTTGGATACCTCGGCTGAGGAATGTTGATGCTGATCGATTAGCGAAACAGGCATTGAACCGTGTAGCAGTTTCTACTGCATAa
- the LOC103842754 gene encoding phosphoinositide phosphatase SAC5-like — protein MLKLVELPVLHKFTLYRTRTNYYLIGRDEKKTFWRILKIDRTEPNELNLFEDPTRYTHDEITQLKKWISRGNQKYGGLRAETTCYGLIGFVKFLGPYYMLVIKRRKKVGEICGHTVYGVVESQMIMIPYPSRKTIDADSSAERKYKKLLNMVDLSKDFYFSYTYHLMYSLQKNICNTKRGKIHDETMFVWNEYLTHGIRRILQNTVWTVSLVYGFFQQTKCLVSDEQFILTVIARRSRHYAGTRYLRRGVNEEGSVANEVETEQIVTKEVPEGQKIPITSVVQMRGSIPLFWSQKPSVFNPQPNIILNNKDRSYVATQLHFENLKQRYGKLIIILNLLKAGKHRENILREEFEKAILFINGGTRRENHLIANHFDLNKHYKSGADRAFELLCADGKEALESINLFFGEAPSGIGADGVINDIFFNSPILNRDEEATSSKQEALKANIFMRQTGVFRSNCIDCLDRTNVAQLAHGLVALAHQLQKLGIRGPPIVDKNTPLGKKLMEVYENMGDAIAMQYAGSDAHIKMFSALRGDWNIVKKNRDKIIALRRHLYNTFQDSEKQNAINVFLGKFKPQLGKPALWELRSDQQNTMRNSSNLNINNLRPNHSRSFSDNLILGSLDLKELVQENHQPSRAGLNSGWETTSNGGWETTSNGGWETTSEVGFCEAEPSSSRVHSVIRDEDNLRRIGSRQMFLEVGSTSDSHGLEDAPGLSHSYNVTFITAEEMFERCSSTSSDLIIEVFSFITISVLSIEVTCYYKLSVLANKDTDSGGGFSSLLGSLRSNFHL, from the exons ATGCTCAAATTGGTTGAGTTGCCCGTTCTTCACAAATTCACGCTCTACCGCACTCGCACG AACTATTACTTGATTGGGAGAGACGAGAAGAAAACCTTTTGGAGGATTCTTAAGATAGATCGAACCGAGCCAAACGAGTTGAATTTATTCGAAGATCCTACAAGGTATACGCATGACGAAATCACCCAACTTAAGAAATGGATTAGTCGAGGGAACCAGAAGTATGGTGGCCTTAGAGCAGAGACAACTTGCTATGGACTCATTG GGTTTGTGAAATTCTTGGGGCCCTATTACATGCTTGTGattaaaagaagaaagaaagtggGCGAGATCTGCGGACATACTGTTTATGGTGTAGTAGAGAGTCAAATGATCATGATTCCATATCCTTCCAGGAAAACGATAGATGCTGATTCTTCAGCCGAGCGAAA GTACAAGAAGCTCCTAAACATGGTGGATCTTAGCAAAGACTTCTACTTCAGCTACACATATCACCTCATGTATAGCCTCCAAAAGAACATATGCAACACTAAGAGAGGAAAAATTCACGACGAAACCATGTTCGTGTGGAATGAATACTTAACACACGGGATCAGAAGGATCCTTCAGAATACCGTATGGACAGTTTCACTTGTATATGGATTCTTTCAACAG ACTAAATGTTTAGTATCTGATGAACAATTTATACTGACTGTCATTGCTCGTCGTTCACGCCATTATGCTGGTACAAG ATATTTAAGGCGTGGTGTAAATGAGGAAGGCAGCGTAGCCAATGAGGTTGAGACAGAGCAGATTGTTACCAAAGAGGTTCCAGAGGGACAGAAAATTCCAATTACATCAGTCGTGCAGATGCGAGGCTCCATACCCCTATTTTGGTCACAGAAACCATCTGTGTTCAACCCACAACCCAACATAATAT TGAACAACAAGGACCGGAGTTACGTGGCCACTCAACTCCACTTTGAGAATCTGAAACAGAGATATGGAAAGCTTATAATCATCTTGAATCTTCTAAAA GCAGGAAAGCATCGGGAAAACATCTTACGGGAAGAGTTTGAAAAGGCAATCTTGTTTATCAACGGAGGCACCAGGAGGGAGAACCATTTAATAGCGAACCATTTTGATCTAAACAAACACTACAAAAG tggAGCCGATCGTGCATTCGAGCTCTTGTGTGCCGATGGGAAGGAAGCATTGGAATCAATTAACTTATTTTTCGGTGAGGCTCCTTCAGGCATAGGAGCTGATGGCGTAATTAACGACATATTTTTCAA TAGCCCTATTCTGAATCGAGATGAAGAGGCAACTAGCTCAAAACAAGAAGCTTTGAAGGCAAATATATTCATGCGTCAAACTGGGGTCTTTAGGTCAAACTGCATAGACTGCTTGGATCGTACTAATGTTGCTCAGTTGGCCCATGGATTGGTAGCTCTTGCTCATCAGCTGCAGAAATTGGGTATCAGAGGACCTCCTATCGTCGATAAGAACACTCCTTTGGGAAAGAAATTGATGGAAGTTTATGAAAATATGGGTGATGCAATTGCAATGCAGTATGCTGGCTCGGACGCACACATCAAG ATGTTCAGTGCTCTTAGAGGTGACTGGAACATAGTAAAGAAGAACCGTGATAAGATCATAGCTTTGCGTCGCCACTTATACAACACCTTTCAGGACAGCGAAAAGCAGAACGCCATAAATGT GTTCTTGGGGAAATTCAAGCCTCAGTTGGGGAAGCCAGCACTGTGGGAGTTGCGCTCTGACCAGCAAAACACTATGAGAAATAGTTCTAACTTGAATATCAATAATCTGAG GCCAAATCATTCAAGATCCTTTTCCGATAACCTCATCTTGGGGAGTTTGGATCTGAAGGAGCTGGTACAAGAAAATCATCAGCCTTCACGTGCAGGGTTAAATAGTGGCTGGGAAACCACTTCAAACGGTGGCTGGGAAACCACTTCAAACGGTGGCTGGGAAACCACTTCAGAAGTTGGATTCTGTGAAGCAGAACCATCTTCTTCAAG AGTCCACTCAGTTATTCGCGATGAAGATAATTTGAGAAGAATAGGATCAAGGCAGATGTTTCTAGAGGTTGGCTCTACGTCTGATTCTCACGGGCTCGAAGATGCACCTGGTCTTTCACACTCATACAATGTTACATTCATTACGGCAGAGGAAATGTTTGAACGTTGCAG CTCCACGTCGTCAGACTTAATTATTGAGGTATTTTCTTTCATTACCATATCAGTCTTAAGTATTGAAGTTACTTGTTATTACAAGTTGTCAGTTTTGGCAAACAAAGACACTGACTCAG GTGGGGGTTTTTCATCTTTATTAGGTTCCTTGAGGTCCAATTTCCATCTTTAA
- the LOC103842756 gene encoding oligouridylate-binding protein 1B, whose protein sequence is MQRLKQQQQQQAMMQQALMQQQSLYHPGLLTAPQIEPIPSGNLPPGFDPTSCRSVYVGNVHIQVTEPLLQEVFASTGPVESCKLIRKEQSSYGFVHYFDRRSAGLAILSLNGRHLFGQPIKVNWAYASGQREDTSAHFNIFVGDLSPEVTDAMLFSCFSVYPSCSDARVMWDQKTGRSRGFGFVSFRNQQDAQTAIDEAGGKWLGTRQIRCNWATKGATSGEDKISSDSKSVVELTSGVSEDGKDTCNGDAPENNAQYTTVYVGNLGPEVSQVDLHRHFYSLGAGVIEEVRIQRDKGFGFVRYSTHVEAALAIQLGNTHSYLGGRQMKCSWGSKPTPPGTASNPLPPPGPAPIPGFSASDLLAYERQLAMSKMAGMNPMMHHPQGQHALKQAAMGATGSNQAIYDGGFQNAQQLMYYQ, encoded by the exons ATGCAGAGATTGAAGCAGCAGCAACAGCAACAAGCGATGATGCAGCAAGCTTTGATGCAGCAACAGTCTCTCTACCATCCCGGACTCCTCACCGCTCCTCAG ATAGAACCAATCCCAAGTGGAAATCTTCCCCCTGGTTTTGATCCAACTTCTTGCCGCAGTGT GTACGTTGGAAACGTCCATATTCAGGTGACGGAACCTCTGCTCCAAGAGGTTTTTGCTAGCACTGGTCCTGTGGAAAGCTGTAAGCTTATTAGGAAAGAACAG TCTTCCTATGGTTTTGTCCACTACTTTGACCGAAGATCTGCTGGTCTGGCTATCCTCTCTCTCAATGGAAGGCATTT GTTTGGGCAACCTATCAAAGTGAACTGGGCTTATGCTAGTGGCCAGAGGGAGGATACATCAG CTCACTTTAATATATTTGTTGGGGATTTGAGCCCGGAGGTTACTGATGCAATGCTGTTTAGTTGCTTCTCTGTCTACCCAAGTTGCTC GGATGCAAGGGTTATGTGGGATCAGAAAACTGGGCGTTCAAGAGgatttggttttgtttctttccGAAACCAGCAG GATGCTCAGACTGCAATAGATGAAGCAGGCG GTAAATGGCTTGGTACCAGGCAGATTCGCTGCAACTGGGCAACGAAAGGAGCCACTTCTGGTGAGGACAAGATCAGCTCTGATTCCAAAAGTGTTGTGGAACTAACCAGTGGTGTCTCTG AGGATGGCAAAGATACATGTAACGGTGATGCTCCAGAGAACAATGCTCAGTACACAACTGTCTACGTTGGGAATCTTGGTCCAGAG GTTTCTCAGGTTGATCTTCACCGCCACTTCTATTCTCTTGGTGCTGGAGTTATTGAGGAGGTTCGTATCCAAAGAGACAAAGGTTTTGGATTTGTAAGATACTCTACTCATGTAGAGGCCGCCCTCGCTATCCAGCTGGGGAACACACATTCCTACCTCGGTGGCAGGCAGATGAAG TGTTCTTGGGGAAGCAAGCCAACTCCACCAGGAACAGCATCGAACCCGCTTCCTCCACCAGGTCCCGCACCAATCCCTGGATTCTCAGCCAGCGACCTCTTGGCTTACGAGAGGCAACTAGCCATGAGCAAGATGGCTGGAATGAATCCGATGATGCATCACCCGCAGGGACAACACGCTCTCAAGCAAGCTGCGATGGGGGCCACTGGTTCAAACCAGGCCATCTATGACGGTGGTTTTCAGAACGCGCAGCAGCTCATGTATTACCAGTGA
- the LOC103842792 gene encoding E3 ubiquitin-protein ligase ATL4-like, whose amino-acid sequence MDPIAISVFIIFAILFVAVSISFLVRCLRARSLLPPSLPSLIRRLCVARSPSLGDCSICLSPFKPEDRLRHLPLCSHAFHLDCISTWLISNKTCPLCRSPLGHAKETASIAADVAHDGSRSWLRDLSRGVSSRALSFRSSSSFFTGSSRRGGTVEVVDLEAGDEFIEYLQWLSTL is encoded by the coding sequence ATGGATCCCATCGCGATCAGTGTCTTCATCATCTTCGCCATCCTCTTCGTCGCCGTCTCCATCTCTTTTCTCGTCCGATGTCTCCGAGCTCGCTCTCTCCTCCCTCCATCACTCCCTTCTCTCATCCGACGTCTCTGCGTTGCTCGCTCTCCTTCCCTCGGCGATTGCTCCATCTGCTTGTCGCCGTTCAAGCCTGAGGATCGACTACGTCATCTCCCGCTCTGTTCCCACGCTTTCCACCTCGATTGCATCAGCACCTGGCTCATCTCGAACAAGACCTGTCCTCTCTGCCGCTCTCCTCTCGGTCACGCTAAGGAAACAGCGAGTATTGCAGCGGATGTAGCTCACGATGGTTCCAGGAGCTGGCTGAGAGATCTCTCTCGTGGTGTATCTTCCCGTGCTCTGTCCTTTAGAAGCTCGAGTTCGTTTTTCACCGGGAGCAGTCGTCGTGGCGGCACGGTGGAGGTTGTGGATTTAGAGGCCGGAGATGAGTTCATCGAGTATTTACAGTGGCTCTCAACTCTTTGA
- the LOC103842752 gene encoding protein TIFY 11A: protein MRSTPIPLVLSHSTSKTRTNKKKKIAIKTRKDSGEFLLSDTYKMSRKENAKALGPPPEKSSFTRRCSLLSRYLKEKGSFGNINLDLIRKPDSDLGLPGYSCPPGKQNAMQKAVSETKALDVCQRDSKAEPSPPSGGKAKDTNLSKPASDSGSSQLTIFFGGQVLVYNEFPADKAKEIMEVAKKAKPVTEVNIQTQINVENNNTNNIQTQINVENNNNNKSNMVLPDLNEPTDSMDINPQQQQENQVVERIARRASLHRFFAKRKDRAVARAPYQVNQNGGHHHYPPKPETAHGQPLESGQSSKRPENAVAQTMSHPKPVGDKNTSIKIEEEGQCSKDLELRL from the exons ATGCGCTCTACACCCATCCCTCTTGTACTCTCCCATTCGACGAGCAAAACACGCaccaacaaaaagaagaagatagcaATTAAAACAAGAAAAGACTCTGGAGAATTTCTTCTTTCTGACACTTACAAGATGTCGAGAAAAGAAAATGCAAAGGCACTAGGACCGCCGCCGGAGAAGTCCAGTTTTACCCGGAGATGTAGTTTGCTCAGCCGTTACTTGAAGGAGAAGGGTAGTTTCGGGAATATAAATCTTGACTTGATCCGAAAGCCTGACTCGGATCTCGGGTTGCCCGGATACTCCTGTCCACCAG GGAAACAAAATGCTATGCAAAAGGCAGTTTCGGAGACCAAAGCCCTCGATGTCTGTCAGAGGGATTCAAAAGCCGAACCGTCTCCACCATCTGGAGGCAAAGCCAAAGATACCAACCTCAG TAAACCAGCATCAGACTCGGGAAGTTCCCAGTTGACCATATTCTTTGGAGGTCAAGTTTTAGTATACAATGAGTTCCCTGCAGACAAAGCCAAAGAGATCATGGAAGTAGCAAAGAAAGCCAAGCCTGTGACTGAGGTTAACATTCAGACACAAATCAATGTCGAAAATAACAACACCAACAACATTCAGACGCAAATCAATGTCgaaaataacaacaacaacaaaagcaaCATGGTTCTTCCTGATCTCAACGAACCCACAGATTCTATGGATATCAATCCACAGCAGCAACAAGAAAATCAGGTCGTGGAACGTATAGCACGTAGAGCTTCTCTTCATCGATTCTTTGCTAAACGGAAAGACAG AGCTGTGGCTAGAGCTCCATACCAAGTTAACCAAAATGGGGGACATCATCATTATCCTCCAAAGCCAGAGACTGCCCACGGTCAACCGCTTGAATCGGGACAGTCGTCAAAACGACCGGAGAATGCTGTTGCTCAAACCATGTCCCACCCCAAACCAGTAGGCGATAAAAACACTTCTATAAAGATTGAAGAAGAAGGCCAGTGTTCGAAAGATCTGGAACTCAGGCTATAG